From a region of the Deltaproteobacteria bacterium genome:
- a CDS encoding polysaccharide deacetylase codes for MRNWWTAALWGLSLLLIGALPVWGQEQHDDPVWKWPPERIQQQVNTVRSGKDLTPKQWPNGAKVAVSLSFDFDTEPAWLGYAGQRSPSYLSRGEYGARAGLPRILALLDKHKIPATFFIPAMSMVLHPQQLQDILKRAQHEIGFHSYVHENPLELRGNEEREVYEKAMKIIVEKTGKRPVGFRSSAWDLTPQTIQIVKEMGFLYDSSMMADDKPYTLMAEGKESGLIELPVEWILDDWPYFQLNWSNHHVGLRSAEEVFSVWSQEFDVAYAEGTTFILVMHPQVIGHRYRMQMLERLIQHMKKKPGVWFATHEQLAKYVQEQGK; via the coding sequence ATGAGAAACTGGTGGACAGCAGCGCTCTGGGGGCTGAGCCTTCTGCTGATTGGAGCCTTACCGGTGTGGGGGCAAGAACAACACGATGACCCCGTCTGGAAGTGGCCGCCGGAGCGGATTCAACAACAGGTCAACACTGTGCGGAGTGGCAAAGACTTAACGCCGAAGCAGTGGCCCAACGGGGCCAAGGTCGCGGTGAGTCTCTCGTTCGATTTCGATACCGAGCCGGCTTGGCTGGGATATGCCGGACAGCGCAGTCCTTCCTATCTTTCACGTGGCGAATATGGCGCACGGGCCGGTCTCCCCCGTATCCTGGCCTTGCTCGATAAACACAAAATTCCTGCTACGTTTTTCATCCCCGCGATGTCGATGGTGCTGCATCCCCAGCAGTTGCAAGACATTCTCAAGCGCGCTCAACACGAAATCGGCTTTCATTCCTACGTGCACGAGAACCCATTGGAACTCAGAGGCAACGAAGAGCGCGAAGTCTATGAAAAGGCCATGAAGATCATTGTCGAGAAGACCGGCAAACGCCCGGTCGGCTTCCGTTCTTCCGCATGGGACCTGACGCCACAGACGATCCAGATCGTGAAGGAGATGGGCTTTCTCTACGACAGCAGCATGATGGCGGACGACAAGCCCTATACCCTGATGGCCGAGGGGAAAGAGTCGGGGCTGATCGAACTACCGGTCGAGTGGATTCTCGATGACTGGCCGTACTTTCAATTGAACTGGAGCAATCATCACGTGGGGCTGCGCAGCGCTGAAGAAGTTTTCTCGGTGTGGTCGCAAGAATTCGACGTTGCCTATGCCGAGGGCACGACCTTCATTCTGGTTATGCACCCCCAAGTCATCGGGCATCGGTATCGTATGCAAATGCTAGAACGACTCATTCAACACATGAAGAAAAAGCCCGGCGTCTGGTTCGCTACGCATGAGCAGCTTGCGAAGTATGTGCAGGAGCAGGGGAAGTGA
- a CDS encoding DEAD/DEAH box helicase family protein yields the protein MSARVTTRLGEKSSEPSVNQPVEALVPGSGIRDNYRRGTVGNYLREKIQEGSSLSIVSAYFTIYAFEALKAQLNRIAGLRFLFGEPRFLKSLDPEKTDKKAFKIEDDGLQLANRLEQRRAAKECAEWIAEKVQIRSVKQTNLLHGKMYHLAHNGTEDAILGSSNFTVSGLGLSSSRNNLELNLEVDSNRDRRDLKAWFEEIWSNADIVEDVKDEVLLYLAQLYATHSPEFIYFKTLYHLFARFLADQKKGGLSLENAQIVETQIWKTLFEFQKDAVKGAINKINAHNGCIIADSVGLGKTFEALAVIKYYELRNYKVLVLCPKKLRENWTVYQAQNNSELNPFVNDRFGYTVLCHTDLSRDGGKSGDIDLTTINWGNYDLVVIDESHNFRNNLKGKRDEEGNVIRMSRYERLMEEILKTGVKTKVLLLSATPVNNDLKDLRNQLYFLTEGKDDVFGGTIGIASVKETLAAAQRTFTEWARAPGERKASVLLERLSAAFFTLLDELTIARSRKHILKYYKDSLAEVGQFPQRLKPVSIFSAIDRLGEFMPYDKLNEEISAYRLSLFRPSLYVLPEFRALYERQSLNFSQTQREFFLIGMMKVNFLKRLESSVNSFAITMSRTVEKIEGLKARIDRFRQYRADNPEVDLGAFDLADVEDEELREALEVGKGLVYKMAHLNLDDWRRDLERDREQLARLNTEAQKITVVRDAKLAELKTLIAGKVRNPTTNTLGKPNRKVLVFTAFADTANYLYETLREWGRQELGIRMALVSGGAAACKTTFGKADFNYILGNFSPVAKNRNKMKSMPQEGEIDLLIATDCISEGQNLQDCDYLINYDIHWNPVRIVQRFGRIDRIGSINTAVQLVNFWPTQDLNKYINLRNRVEARMALVDIAATQEDNILNIDEIQELIQDELKYRDKQLLRLKDEILDLEDFNESVAISEFTLDDFRMELTKYIEANRALLEQAPFGLYAVVPPPSDSPQITPGVIFCLQQLGDTTGNEQVNPLQPYFLVYVRNDGVVRYTFAQPKQILEIYRVLCAGKTVPYEALCNLFDAETANGADLSSYSELLRKTVDSISYTFKKRALTGLLSGRSGVLVEANKQVTSTSDFQLITWLVIKDRETKP from the coding sequence ATGAGTGCTAGAGTCACGACTCGTCTTGGAGAGAAGTCATCAGAGCCTAGCGTGAACCAACCAGTTGAAGCTTTGGTCCCTGGCTCCGGCATCCGGGACAATTATCGGCGTGGAACCGTAGGCAATTATCTGAGAGAAAAAATCCAAGAGGGCAGCTCACTTTCCATTGTCTCTGCCTATTTTACCATTTACGCTTTCGAGGCGCTCAAGGCCCAGCTCAACCGTATTGCTGGCCTGCGATTTCTGTTTGGTGAACCACGGTTCTTAAAGTCTCTTGATCCAGAGAAGACCGACAAGAAGGCATTCAAAATCGAGGATGATGGTCTCCAACTGGCGAACCGCCTGGAACAAAGACGGGCCGCCAAGGAATGCGCGGAGTGGATCGCCGAGAAGGTGCAGATCCGGTCCGTGAAGCAAACCAACCTGCTACACGGCAAGATGTACCATCTTGCCCATAACGGGACAGAAGACGCTATTCTCGGCAGCTCGAATTTTACGGTCAGTGGTTTAGGGTTAAGTTCGTCCAGGAACAACCTTGAACTCAACCTGGAAGTGGACAGCAACCGAGACCGACGAGACCTCAAGGCGTGGTTCGAAGAGATCTGGAGCAATGCCGATATCGTCGAGGATGTGAAAGACGAGGTGCTGCTCTATCTTGCCCAGCTCTACGCCACTCATTCCCCGGAATTCATTTACTTCAAGACGCTTTACCATCTCTTTGCGAGGTTTCTTGCCGACCAGAAAAAAGGCGGCTTGTCGCTGGAGAATGCGCAGATTGTCGAAACCCAGATCTGGAAAACGCTTTTCGAGTTCCAGAAGGATGCGGTCAAAGGAGCAATCAATAAGATCAACGCTCACAACGGCTGCATCATTGCGGATAGCGTCGGCTTGGGGAAAACCTTCGAGGCGCTCGCCGTCATCAAGTATTATGAGCTACGCAACTATAAGGTGCTCGTGCTCTGTCCGAAGAAGTTGCGCGAAAACTGGACGGTCTACCAGGCACAAAACAACAGCGAACTGAATCCCTTCGTGAATGACCGCTTTGGTTACACCGTGCTCTGTCATACCGATCTGAGTCGAGACGGCGGGAAATCTGGCGACATCGACCTGACGACAATCAACTGGGGCAACTACGACCTCGTTGTTATCGACGAGTCGCATAACTTTCGGAACAACCTCAAAGGCAAACGCGACGAAGAGGGCAACGTCATTCGTATGAGCCGTTACGAGCGGCTGATGGAAGAGATCCTCAAAACCGGCGTGAAGACCAAGGTGCTGCTGCTCTCTGCTACGCCCGTGAACAACGATTTGAAAGACTTGCGCAATCAGCTCTACTTTCTCACCGAAGGCAAAGATGACGTTTTTGGGGGCACCATCGGCATTGCCAGCGTGAAAGAAACCTTAGCCGCAGCGCAGCGCACCTTTACCGAATGGGCCAGAGCACCGGGAGAGCGGAAGGCTAGCGTGCTTTTAGAGCGACTGAGCGCTGCTTTTTTTACTTTGCTCGATGAATTGACGATCGCTCGTTCGCGCAAACATATTCTCAAGTATTACAAAGATTCCCTGGCCGAAGTCGGTCAGTTCCCTCAGCGGCTAAAACCAGTGTCGATCTTTTCCGCCATCGACCGGCTTGGCGAGTTCATGCCCTACGACAAACTGAACGAGGAGATCTCCGCCTATCGGCTCTCCCTGTTTCGTCCTTCTCTGTACGTTCTTCCCGAGTTTCGTGCGCTCTATGAGCGACAGTCGCTCAACTTCAGCCAAACCCAGCGCGAATTCTTCTTGATCGGCATGATGAAGGTGAACTTCTTAAAACGGCTGGAAAGCTCGGTCAATTCGTTCGCTATCACCATGAGCCGGACGGTCGAGAAAATCGAAGGGTTGAAGGCGCGCATCGACCGCTTTCGGCAATATCGGGCGGACAATCCCGAGGTCGATCTTGGCGCGTTCGATCTTGCCGACGTTGAGGACGAAGAGTTGCGCGAAGCCTTGGAGGTTGGCAAAGGGCTTGTTTATAAAATGGCCCATCTGAACCTGGACGACTGGCGGCGCGATCTTGAACGTGACCGTGAGCAGCTAGCAAGGCTGAACACGGAGGCCCAAAAGATTACGGTGGTGCGCGACGCCAAGTTGGCCGAACTCAAAACGCTGATCGCCGGGAAAGTCAGGAATCCAACGACGAACACTCTCGGCAAGCCGAATCGCAAAGTGTTGGTGTTCACCGCGTTCGCCGACACTGCCAACTACTTGTACGAAACCCTCCGCGAGTGGGGGAGGCAAGAGTTAGGCATTCGCATGGCGCTGGTCTCCGGTGGTGCGGCTGCGTGCAAGACGACCTTCGGTAAGGCGGACTTCAACTACATTCTCGGCAACTTCTCGCCGGTGGCGAAGAACCGCAATAAGATGAAGTCGATGCCGCAAGAGGGCGAGATTGACCTGTTGATTGCCACCGATTGTATTTCCGAAGGACAAAATCTCCAAGACTGCGATTATCTGATCAATTACGACATCCACTGGAATCCGGTGCGTATCGTTCAGCGCTTTGGTCGTATCGATCGTATAGGTAGCATCAATACTGCCGTGCAATTAGTGAACTTCTGGCCCACCCAGGACCTCAACAAATACATCAACCTCAGAAATCGAGTTGAAGCGCGCATGGCGCTGGTCGATATCGCCGCCACGCAAGAAGATAACATCCTCAATATAGACGAAATTCAGGAGTTGATTCAGGATGAGCTGAAGTACCGTGACAAGCAGCTTCTCCGGCTCAAGGATGAGATTCTCGACCTGGAAGATTTCAACGAGAGTGTCGCCATCAGCGAGTTCACGCTTGACGATTTCCGCATGGAGCTGACCAAATATATCGAGGCGAATCGGGCGCTGTTAGAGCAAGCGCCTTTTGGGCTCTATGCCGTGGTTCCTCCGCCGTCCGACTCCCCGCAAATTACTCCTGGCGTGATTTTTTGCCTGCAACAATTAGGAGATACGACCGGCAATGAACAGGTGAATCCGCTGCAGCCCTATTTTCTAGTATACGTGCGCAACGACGGCGTCGTGCGCTATACGTTCGCTCAACCGAAACAGATTCTGGAAATCTACCGGGTGCTGTGTGCGGGGAAGACCGTTCCTTATGAGGCGCTGTGTAATCTGTTCGACGCGGAAACGGCCAACGGCGCGGACCTGAGTTCCTATAGCGAGCTGCTGCGAAAGACGGTGGACTCCATTTCCTATACCTTCAAAAAGCGTGCGCTGACCGGCTTGCTGTCCGGGCGTAGCGGGGTACTGGTGGAGGCGAACAAACAAGTTACCTCGACCTCGGATTTTCAACTCATTACCTGGTTGGTCATTAAGGACCGTGAGACAAAACCCTAG
- a CDS encoding Eco57I restriction-modification methylase domain-containing protein, producing the protein MATPVSKERIQDALVAFANGNLRDNARQLFDTLGYRSEKRIDLSPNTAEAFLDQFDPEQKLNAKTALLDHWRSVDLLFQLTSDEITQIMQGRLAFRGGRVDDAIIESYLFFAVDLTSDQYTRTQFAGMTREINKLFAMPVMLLFRHGGRLTLAIINRRLGKRDESKDVLEKVTLIRDIMFADPLRAHIDILYDLSLPVLYEEFKFSNFVGLHRAWEKRLDTSLLNERFYHDIANWYFWVLQRDDDVIMPRDVKGEDQRSMFIIRLITRLIFCWFLQEKGLVPRDLFRRQDVAQMFKDFANDSSVYYKAILQNLFFATLNQEIPKRGFRSYNQSGGRSGNRGVTTLYRYRAAFRDPEAFVDLLKQVPFINGGLFDCLDQVFRTTEDKENVRLDDFSEEKENRLCLPNDIFFSEEHEVDLSEVYEDKRRRKEKVRGILEILSHYKFTVEENTPLEQEIALDPELLGKVFENLLASYNEDTKTTARKATGSFYTPREIVHYMVDEALIAYLVGQLNANGTQAELETKLREVFVASSSDFRNPFSQQETEALIAAIDHVKILDPACGSGAFPMGTLHRMVDLLAKLDPKNISWKKQQRARARQDRELAEHMQDAVIRESAQREADARIDDIERSFDTTLHELDFARKLYLIENCIYGVDIQPIACQIAKLRFFISLIVDQKVEPKAENFGVRPLPNLETKIVAADALVGLPVEGVLRSSEILEKEKELRLVRERHFSARTLQTKEKQRGEDRRLRNELAELFRRNGFSKEISHKLAAWDPYDQNAHSDFFDPEWMFGVTDGFEVVIGNPPYVRIQTLKQQNPKYAESLKKHYEAASKGNFDLYVVFVERGMQLLKNDGNLAYILPHKFFNAQYGEPLRGLLARGKHLAHIVHFGDQQVFPGTTNYVCLFFLRKIGVETLRFVKVDDLSEWLKTTQGSEAQIPAKKVTAAEWNFTVGSSAVVFEKLNQIPVKLGQLAERISQGIRTSANEVYVLDVVKKNGSFITAFSKQLDREVTVERKAVLLFLQGREIKPFSIQPSGKVVIRPYQIQDGSASLISEQELAKRFPKAHAYLVENKRYLSQREEGRFKGQHWYEYGRTQNIDLMLLPKILVPDIADHASFALDEGGNFAFTSGYGITLKRTTKQALEFILGLVNSHVLDFYWRQVSTPLRGGFYRYFTQFIEQLPIPSADETQQKIICHVVGYLLRFHRQQGDDLPDKFYDPLMSSYFEQLLNGLVYELFFPDELHAQKLFLFKYVGDAKLPVLSEIPETQHLTVLRETFERIYDLNHPIRSCLFALRALETVRIIEGEA; encoded by the coding sequence ATGGCTACCCCAGTCTCCAAAGAACGCATCCAAGACGCTCTCGTAGCGTTCGCCAACGGTAATCTGCGCGACAACGCACGGCAGTTGTTCGACACTCTCGGCTACCGCAGCGAGAAGCGTATCGATCTTTCTCCCAATACTGCCGAAGCATTTCTTGACCAGTTCGATCCCGAGCAGAAGCTGAATGCGAAAACCGCGCTCCTTGATCACTGGCGCTCGGTCGATCTGCTCTTTCAACTCACCAGTGATGAAATTACTCAGATCATGCAGGGACGACTCGCCTTTCGTGGCGGACGAGTGGATGACGCAATTATTGAGTCCTACCTGTTTTTTGCTGTTGATTTAACGAGCGATCAGTACACACGCACACAATTTGCTGGTATGACGCGAGAGATCAATAAGTTGTTCGCCATGCCGGTAATGCTCCTGTTTCGCCACGGCGGTCGTCTGACGCTAGCTATTATCAACCGCCGCCTCGGCAAGCGTGATGAATCTAAGGATGTGCTGGAAAAAGTCACGCTGATCCGAGACATAATGTTCGCTGATCCTCTGCGCGCTCATATTGACATCTTGTACGACCTTTCCTTGCCGGTGCTGTACGAGGAGTTCAAATTCTCCAACTTCGTCGGTCTGCATAGAGCGTGGGAAAAGCGTCTCGATACCTCTCTTCTCAATGAGCGTTTCTATCACGATATAGCCAACTGGTACTTCTGGGTGCTGCAGCGGGACGACGATGTAATCATGCCACGCGATGTCAAGGGCGAAGATCAACGTTCGATGTTCATTATCCGACTGATCACACGTCTGATCTTTTGCTGGTTTTTGCAGGAAAAAGGGCTGGTTCCCCGTGACCTCTTCCGCCGCCAGGACGTAGCGCAGATGTTCAAAGACTTTGCTAACGACAGCAGCGTCTACTACAAGGCGATTCTTCAGAACTTATTTTTCGCCACGCTGAACCAGGAAATACCGAAGCGCGGCTTTCGCAGCTACAACCAGAGCGGTGGACGCAGCGGCAACCGTGGCGTAACGACGCTGTATCGCTATCGCGCAGCCTTTCGTGATCCAGAGGCGTTCGTTGACCTATTGAAGCAAGTGCCGTTCATCAACGGCGGCTTGTTTGACTGCCTTGATCAGGTGTTCAGAACCACAGAGGACAAAGAGAACGTACGGCTGGATGATTTCTCCGAAGAAAAGGAGAATCGCCTCTGCTTGCCGAACGACATCTTCTTTAGTGAAGAGCACGAAGTAGACTTGAGCGAAGTGTACGAGGACAAACGCCGACGAAAGGAAAAAGTCCGCGGTATTCTCGAAATCCTCAGTCACTACAAGTTTACCGTTGAAGAAAATACGCCGCTGGAGCAAGAAATCGCACTTGATCCCGAGCTGCTCGGCAAAGTCTTTGAGAACCTGCTTGCATCCTATAACGAAGATACCAAGACTACCGCGCGCAAAGCTACTGGCTCGTTCTACACGCCGCGAGAGATTGTCCACTACATGGTGGATGAGGCATTGATTGCCTACCTCGTCGGCCAGTTGAATGCAAACGGAACGCAAGCGGAACTAGAAACCAAACTGCGTGAGGTCTTTGTCGCTTCAAGCAGTGATTTCCGTAATCCATTTTCTCAGCAAGAAACTGAAGCGTTAATCGCGGCCATCGACCACGTTAAGATTCTTGATCCGGCCTGTGGCTCAGGGGCGTTCCCGATGGGTACACTGCATCGGATGGTAGACCTGCTTGCCAAACTCGATCCTAAGAACATCAGTTGGAAGAAACAGCAAAGGGCTCGCGCCCGACAGGATCGAGAATTGGCCGAGCATATGCAAGATGCGGTGATCAGGGAAAGCGCACAACGTGAGGCGGACGCGAGGATTGACGATATCGAGCGCTCATTTGACACTACTCTTCACGAACTTGACTTTGCTCGCAAGCTCTACTTAATTGAAAACTGTATTTATGGTGTGGACATTCAGCCTATTGCTTGTCAGATTGCTAAGCTACGCTTTTTTATCTCCTTAATCGTTGACCAAAAGGTGGAGCCCAAGGCCGAGAATTTTGGCGTGCGCCCATTGCCCAATCTGGAGACGAAAATCGTTGCGGCAGATGCGTTGGTCGGTCTACCAGTGGAAGGAGTTTTGCGCAGTTCAGAAATCCTTGAGAAGGAAAAAGAGTTACGACTGGTCCGGGAGCGTCATTTTTCCGCACGGACCCTGCAAACCAAAGAAAAACAGCGCGGCGAGGATCGGCGGTTACGGAACGAATTAGCGGAACTCTTTAGACGCAATGGGTTCTCGAAGGAAATATCACACAAACTTGCGGCATGGGACCCGTATGATCAAAATGCTCATTCTGACTTTTTTGATCCTGAATGGATGTTTGGGGTTACTGACGGATTTGAAGTTGTGATAGGGAACCCGCCGTACGTGCGTATCCAAACCCTCAAGCAACAAAATCCTAAGTATGCTGAATCCTTGAAAAAGCATTACGAAGCGGCTTCGAAAGGGAACTTCGATCTCTACGTAGTATTTGTTGAACGGGGGATGCAATTGTTGAAAAACGACGGGAACTTGGCCTACATCCTCCCGCACAAATTTTTTAATGCTCAGTATGGAGAACCCTTGCGTGGTCTGCTGGCGCGGGGCAAACACCTTGCTCACATCGTTCACTTCGGGGACCAGCAGGTATTTCCTGGCACGACGAATTACGTTTGCCTGTTTTTTCTCCGAAAAATTGGAGTCGAAACGCTCCGCTTTGTAAAAGTAGATGACCTGTCAGAATGGCTAAAAACGACACAAGGATCCGAAGCTCAGATTCCTGCTAAAAAGGTCACAGCTGCGGAATGGAACTTCACTGTGGGGAGTAGCGCCGTAGTGTTTGAAAAGCTCAACCAAATTCCGGTGAAACTAGGCCAACTCGCTGAGCGGATTTCTCAAGGTATTCGTACTAGTGCAAACGAAGTTTACGTCCTTGATGTCGTAAAGAAAAATGGCAGCTTCATTACCGCCTTCTCGAAACAACTTGATCGCGAAGTTACCGTAGAAAGAAAGGCAGTTTTACTGTTTCTTCAGGGAAGGGAGATTAAACCATTTTCTATTCAACCTTCCGGAAAAGTGGTTATTAGGCCATACCAGATCCAGGACGGATCTGCTTCGCTTATCTCAGAGCAAGAATTAGCTAAACGGTTCCCCAAGGCTCATGCTTATTTGGTAGAGAACAAGCGTTACCTCAGTCAACGAGAAGAAGGACGATTCAAGGGACAGCACTGGTATGAGTACGGTAGAACTCAAAATATTGACCTTATGCTCCTTCCGAAGATTTTGGTCCCCGATATCGCTGATCATGCTTCTTTTGCGTTGGACGAAGGTGGTAATTTCGCCTTTACGAGTGGCTATGGAATCACTTTGAAGCGGACGACTAAGCAAGCCCTAGAATTTATCTTGGGGCTAGTAAATAGCCATGTCTTGGACTTCTACTGGCGGCAGGTCAGCACGCCACTTCGTGGTGGCTTCTATCGTTACTTTACGCAGTTTATTGAACAATTGCCTATTCCCTCCGCTGACGAGACACAGCAGAAGATCATTTGCCACGTGGTGGGTTATCTCCTTCGTTTCCATCGTCAGCAGGGAGACGACTTACCTGACAAATTCTATGATCCGCTAATGTCTAGCTACTTCGAACAATTGCTGAATGGTTTGGTCTACGAGCTGTTCTTTCCCGACGAACTGCATGCGCAAAAACTGTTCCTCTTTAAGTACGTAGGAGATGCCAAACTTCCAGTACTCTCCGAGATTCCAGAAACCCAGCACCTTACCGTTTTGCGCGAGACTTTTGAGCGGATTTATGACCTGAATCACCCGATCCGTAGTTGCCTTTTTGCTTTACGTGCGCTGGAAACCGTTCGTATCATTGAAGGCGAGGCATGA
- a CDS encoding AAA family ATPase, whose protein sequence is MRIAKLEIKDFRAFPGPGTYIFDLVGGKNLLIYGENGSGKSSLFYALAEFFNLNSKARPFSDYKNIFSDSNLTDGHITIHFDDGQSPCTWPFGGLRSTGEPRVAGTALRKGCLDYRALLRTNFVHGQGKVNLFELVVEDLLVNYPVPSGGRATAIGRLWQQVVARKPANHRGRNVQSAQTACNTFNQAVAPAWPSLFEKAKELLATFPGCGVDLNFEFPGVTYDEIRRELTQKELNLEVSLNGRQIPEHQHFLNEARLSAIALSLYLAGLLISIPSPVPDAPVYPKLLVLDDVLVGLDMANRMPVLEILGSYFADWQILLLTHDKVWYEIVRMQTEATQNWCYHELYLGTSPDGYELPVHRGHGESWSDLLKQARKHLADNDERAAAVYARAAFERKLQKYCEDKKVPVRYQSDPRRVTAEWLWDAIKKQLQGKGKLVAHQSIISRIETYRKIVLNPLSHATPTTVTRVEIQGAIDAVVALSL, encoded by the coding sequence ATGAGGATCGCCAAGCTCGAGATCAAGGACTTCCGCGCGTTTCCTGGACCGGGAACCTACATCTTTGATCTCGTTGGCGGTAAGAACCTGCTAATTTATGGTGAGAATGGCAGCGGCAAATCCTCCTTGTTCTATGCTCTTGCTGAGTTCTTTAATCTCAACTCTAAAGCACGTCCCTTTAGCGACTACAAAAACATCTTTTCTGACAGCAACCTGACTGACGGCCATATCACTATTCATTTCGATGATGGGCAGTCCCCTTGCACCTGGCCGTTCGGTGGTCTTCGCTCTACAGGTGAGCCGCGTGTCGCTGGAACTGCGTTGCGTAAAGGATGTTTGGATTATCGTGCCTTGCTGAGAACGAACTTTGTTCACGGTCAGGGAAAAGTCAATCTGTTTGAGCTGGTGGTAGAGGACCTGCTTGTCAACTATCCTGTGCCATCCGGAGGTCGAGCAACGGCGATTGGAAGATTGTGGCAACAGGTTGTCGCCAGGAAACCCGCAAATCACCGAGGGCGGAACGTACAGTCTGCCCAGACTGCCTGTAATACTTTTAACCAAGCCGTTGCTCCAGCATGGCCAAGCCTGTTTGAAAAAGCGAAGGAGCTGCTAGCAACTTTTCCTGGATGTGGGGTGGACCTTAACTTTGAATTCCCAGGCGTTACGTACGATGAAATAAGACGCGAACTCACTCAGAAAGAACTCAATCTGGAGGTCTCTTTGAATGGCCGACAAATTCCCGAACACCAACATTTCCTGAACGAAGCCCGCCTCTCAGCCATTGCACTCTCATTGTATCTCGCCGGATTACTCATCAGTATTCCGTCACCTGTTCCTGATGCGCCAGTATATCCGAAGTTGCTTGTACTCGACGACGTGCTTGTTGGCCTCGATATGGCCAACCGTATGCCAGTGCTTGAGATCCTCGGTAGTTACTTTGCTGATTGGCAGATTCTTCTTCTTACTCATGACAAGGTGTGGTACGAAATCGTCCGGATGCAAACAGAAGCAACTCAAAACTGGTGCTACCATGAACTGTACCTTGGGACATCACCAGATGGATACGAACTGCCTGTCCATCGCGGTCATGGAGAGAGTTGGTCTGACTTGCTGAAACAAGCACGCAAGCATCTGGCCGACAATGACGAACGAGCAGCGGCGGTTTATGCTCGGGCCGCTTTTGAACGTAAGCTCCAAAAATATTGTGAGGACAAAAAAGTGCCCGTGCGTTACCAGTCGGACCCTCGTAGGGTAACTGCCGAGTGGCTCTGGGATGCCATAAAGAAACAATTGCAAGGCAAGGGAAAGCTCGTCGCCCATCAGTCTATTATCAGCCGGATTGAAACCTATCGTAAAATCGTCCTCAATCCACTCAGCCATGCGACGCCAACAACGGTGACGCGAGTGGAGATCCAAGGGGCGATTGACGCGGTCGTCGCGTTGAGTCTTTAG
- a CDS encoding class I SAM-dependent methyltransferase gives MPRTTDYDSISSEYDRRYRGQEYAETEQALAAFIGEGHNIDVLEVGCGTGHWLKVLAGRSGFLAGFDLSANMLQRAHELVPEAPLVRGRAETLPYRAQSFDRVFCINAFHHFTDKPAFLAEAYRVLRPGGGLMSVGLDPHAGLDRWWVYDYFHETLDLDTQRYPSAATLRADMAGAGFSRCETSVAEHFVTQMPAHAARERGLLDRSYTSQLTILSTQEHQAGLDRIAQAMAAEQAQGAVLMLLADLRLYATVGWRDG, from the coding sequence ATGCCCCGGACCACCGACTACGATTCCATCTCTTCCGAGTATGATCGCCGCTATCGCGGGCAGGAGTACGCGGAGACCGAACAGGCGCTCGCCGCATTTATTGGAGAGGGTCACAACATTGACGTACTGGAAGTTGGCTGCGGGACGGGGCATTGGCTAAAGGTCCTGGCGGGGAGGAGCGGTTTCTTAGCCGGCTTCGATCTGTCCGCGAACATGCTCCAGCGTGCGCACGAGCTAGTGCCCGAAGCGCCGCTTGTGCGTGGGCGAGCGGAAACCTTGCCCTATCGCGCGCAGTCCTTCGACCGGGTGTTTTGCATCAACGCCTTCCACCACTTTACCGACAAGCCCGCGTTCTTGGCCGAGGCGTACCGGGTGCTTCGTCCTGGTGGCGGATTGATGAGTGTCGGACTCGACCCCCACGCCGGACTCGACCGCTGGTGGGTCTACGACTATTTCCACGAGACCCTCGACCTCGATACCCAACGTTATCCCTCTGCTGCAACGTTAAGAGCCGATATGGCCGGTGCCGGGTTCAGTCGATGCGAAACGAGTGTAGCCGAACATTTTGTCACTCAGATGCCTGCGCACGCTGCCCGCGAACGCGGCTTGCTCGATCGCAGCTATACTTCACAGTTGACGATCCTGTCGACGCAAGAGCATCAAGCCGGGCTTGATCGCATCGCACAGGCTATGGCGGCGGAACAAGCGCAGGGCGCGGTGCTCATGCTTCTTGCGGATCTGCGGCTCTATGCTACCGTCGGCTGGCGAGATGGGTGA